A window from Candidatus Firestonebacteria bacterium RIFOXYD2_FULL_39_29 encodes these proteins:
- a CDS encoding pyrroline-5-carboxylate reductase → MKIGFIGAGNMAEAIIAGLLKSKTAESSDILVSDLLRPRLAELEKKYGVVPAASNRAVISNCEAIIIAVKPKDADFVREALTVIKPASFVISIMAGITTGYFEKTDLKIPVIRVMPNTPALVLAGMAGICKGKNATKAHLEKAKLILSAVGKVIEVEEKLMDAVTSISGSGPAYVFLFAEALLEAAKKSGIDKAIAKILVANTLMGAAKMILESGEEPSILREKVTSPGGTTAAALEVFESMKFKEIVGKAVEAAEKRSKEMTK, encoded by the coding sequence ATGAAAATCGGTTTTATCGGTGCGGGAAATATGGCAGAGGCTATAATTGCCGGTCTCTTGAAGTCAAAAACTGCAGAATCCTCAGATATTCTTGTCAGTGATCTTTTAAGACCCCGACTGGCTGAATTAGAAAAAAAATATGGCGTAGTACCTGCCGCCTCTAACAGGGCTGTTATAAGTAACTGTGAAGCAATAATCATTGCAGTTAAACCTAAAGATGCCGATTTTGTTCGAGAAGCCTTAACGGTAATAAAACCGGCTTCTTTTGTTATTTCTATTATGGCAGGGATAACTACAGGTTATTTTGAAAAAACAGATTTGAAGATTCCTGTTATCCGTGTTATGCCTAATACCCCTGCGCTGGTACTTGCAGGCATGGCAGGAATTTGCAAAGGGAAAAATGCAACCAAAGCTCATCTTGAGAAAGCCAAATTAATACTTTCAGCCGTAGGCAAAGTGATTGAAGTAGAGGAAAAACTTATGGATGCTGTAACATCAATCAGCGGGAGCGGACCGGCTTATGTGTTTTTATTCGCAGAAGCCTTGCTTGAAGCTGCAAAAAAGAGCGGAATTGATAAGGCAATAGCAAAAATACTGGTGGCAAACACACTGATGGGCGCAGCAAAGATGATTTTAGAATCAGGCGAAGAACCTTCCATTTTAAGAGAAAAAGTAACCTCTCCGGGCGGTACAACTGCTGCAGCGCTCGAAGTTTTTGAAAGTATGAAATTTAAAG